A window of the Scytonema millei VB511283 genome harbors these coding sequences:
- a CDS encoding galactose oxidase-like domain-containing protein gives MIQHELLNLPTKKFGTGTLIAQGSGVGSWQLLSYQVPINPVHAALLRTGKVFFFTGSGNNPTRINSPFNSVVWDVNSGTFTSQSPPTDPSGLPIDLFCAGQSFRADGRLMIAGGTLQYDPFYGATSAFLFDPSNEQLTAIASMKYGRWYPTVLTLGNGRIFALSGLDVNGNLAINPEIYSSSWRAFSQATSPFELYAHLILTATGQVFYTGGYFAFNNGVSARLLTLPGNFNQRITETPVGALQQPDSGAQAASVLLPPAQDQRVMVIGGGNPNQATNRVSIINLNASNPAYAAAPSLNFARKHHNAVILPDRTVLVCNGSGFDEAGNAATLTAEIYDPIANTWTLTAPANRVRLYHSVALLLPDGRVVTTGGNPRRLNECDSNGNLPGSSPPLPCEDRQIEIYSPPYISQSRPTIQNAPAEISLGNTFTVTTPQAQNIQWVSLVRPMATTHGLDTEQRLVDLPIASRTSTSLSVTLTSNRNIAPAGWYMLFVSNNSRVPSVARWIRIS, from the coding sequence GTGATTCAACACGAACTACTTAATTTACCTACCAAGAAATTTGGCACTGGGACGCTCATAGCCCAAGGCAGTGGTGTAGGTAGCTGGCAACTTCTGTCCTATCAAGTTCCGATCAACCCCGTCCATGCAGCATTACTACGAACGGGAAAAGTCTTTTTCTTCACTGGTTCGGGAAATAACCCCACGCGAATCAATTCTCCCTTCAACAGCGTGGTTTGGGATGTAAATAGCGGTACGTTTACCAGCCAATCGCCACCAACAGATCCATCTGGATTACCCATCGATCTTTTCTGTGCCGGACAATCGTTTCGCGCTGATGGTCGCTTAATGATTGCAGGTGGAACTCTGCAATACGACCCTTTCTATGGAGCAACCTCTGCTTTTTTATTCGATCCGAGTAACGAGCAGCTGACAGCCATAGCCTCAATGAAGTACGGTCGCTGGTATCCTACAGTCCTAACGCTAGGCAACGGTCGAATTTTTGCCTTATCGGGGCTGGATGTGAATGGCAATCTAGCGATCAACCCAGAAATATATTCCAGCTCTTGGAGAGCTTTTTCTCAAGCTACCAGTCCTTTCGAGCTTTACGCCCATCTGATCTTGACCGCTACGGGGCAAGTTTTTTATACAGGAGGCTATTTTGCCTTTAACAATGGTGTTTCCGCTCGCCTGCTCACCTTACCAGGAAACTTCAATCAAAGAATTACTGAAACGCCCGTAGGTGCATTGCAACAGCCTGACTCTGGCGCTCAAGCTGCTAGCGTACTGCTTCCACCAGCTCAAGACCAACGAGTCATGGTAATTGGGGGTGGAAATCCCAATCAGGCAACCAATAGAGTCAGTATCATCAACTTAAACGCAAGTAACCCTGCATATGCAGCTGCACCATCGCTCAACTTTGCTCGCAAGCACCACAATGCCGTAATTCTGCCCGATCGCACGGTTTTAGTTTGTAATGGGAGCGGATTTGATGAAGCTGGGAATGCTGCTACACTGACCGCAGAGATCTACGACCCGATCGCCAATACTTGGACGCTTACAGCTCCAGCTAACCGAGTTCGCCTCTATCACTCCGTTGCCTTACTGTTACCAGATGGCAGAGTTGTCACCACAGGTGGTAATCCCAGGCGGTTAAATGAATGCGATAGCAATGGCAACCTTCCAGGCAGTTCGCCACCGCTACCTTGTGAGGATAGGCAAATTGAAATTTACAGCCCGCCTTACATCTCGCAATCGCGACCGACAATTCAGAACGCACCCGCAGAAATCTCCCTGGGCAATACATTTACGGTTACGACCCCCCAAGCGCAGAACATCCAATGGGTCAGCCTAGTTAGACCAATGGCAACAACGCACGGACTAGATACAGAACAAAGGCTGGTAGATCTGCCGATCGCCTCTAGAACCAGTACTTCCCTATCCGTGACTCTGACATCTAATCGCAATATTGCCCCTGCTGGTTGGTACATGTTGTTCGTTAGCAATAACAGTCGCGTACCTTCAGTGGCTAGATGGATACGAATCAGTTAA
- a CDS encoding phytoene desaturase family protein — MKHSVDIAIVGAGHNGLVAALLLARQGLNVLVLEEKQAIGGACRTETPFRTAPNLGISTGAYLLGLMPPELLKILDIDLPTIRRDPHYFVPTTDRRYLLFGSDTAQMQQQFTGFFSEADWQANLALQEELTQLREDIAPTWLEEPLSIEETAEKYVRSHLKSTFVDLCRKSVGEYLDRFDFKSDLVKAMYAVTDGFTGVFGTWDTPGTGMNFLVHNMCRLPGSDGTWMVVRGGMGTVTNRLAEVAVKAGAKIVTGRGVDKILVSQNVATGVVLQDGTEIAANTVIVNADPFRMRQLVGTENFAADYNRRLDSYLRDGTTFKVNMCLRELPQFTCLPENQGQYGTTIHLLPDESEVMMHLYQAFADVEAGRLPEFPTIEWYIHTTLDPSLQDGQGHHNSALFVQWVPYELQGTTWEDEEENYVRHLLSICDRFAPGTSNLVQEVFALHPQRLEQHFGLTRGHIHHVDNSFGFSDRLPYATPIQGLYSASAGCHPAGSVIGAAGHNAAMRVMRDLGC; from the coding sequence ATGAAGCACTCTGTAGATATTGCGATCGTCGGCGCTGGGCATAATGGATTAGTAGCGGCATTACTACTTGCCCGTCAGGGATTGAACGTGTTGGTTCTGGAAGAAAAACAGGCGATTGGTGGGGCTTGTCGGACAGAAACACCTTTTCGTACTGCGCCCAACTTAGGTATTTCTACAGGCGCGTATTTATTGGGGTTAATGCCACCAGAACTACTAAAAATTTTAGATATCGATCTACCGACGATCCGGCGCGATCCTCACTATTTCGTCCCGACAACAGATCGGCGCTACCTACTGTTTGGTTCCGATACGGCACAGATGCAGCAGCAGTTTACTGGCTTTTTTTCAGAAGCTGACTGGCAAGCAAATTTGGCACTGCAAGAGGAACTGACACAGCTAAGAGAGGATATTGCCCCGACGTGGTTAGAGGAACCGCTATCGATAGAAGAGACAGCAGAAAAATACGTGCGATCGCACCTAAAATCTACATTTGTCGATCTGTGTCGCAAGTCTGTTGGCGAATATCTCGATCGCTTTGATTTTAAAAGCGATTTAGTTAAGGCAATGTATGCTGTCACCGATGGATTTACAGGAGTATTCGGGACTTGGGATACTCCAGGTACGGGAATGAATTTTCTCGTCCATAATATGTGTCGCCTCCCCGGAAGTGATGGGACTTGGATGGTGGTACGAGGCGGAATGGGGACAGTAACTAATCGTCTGGCAGAGGTGGCGGTGAAAGCTGGAGCCAAAATTGTTACAGGGCGTGGTGTAGATAAAATTTTAGTTTCTCAGAATGTAGCAACGGGTGTTGTGTTGCAGGATGGCACTGAAATTGCTGCTAACACTGTAATTGTTAACGCCGATCCATTTCGGATGCGTCAACTTGTCGGTACGGAGAATTTTGCTGCCGACTACAACCGCAGGCTAGATAGTTACTTGCGAGATGGCACAACTTTTAAAGTCAATATGTGCTTGCGAGAACTGCCCCAGTTTACTTGTTTGCCTGAAAATCAGGGTCAGTATGGGACGACGATTCATTTATTACCGGACGAATCGGAAGTGATGATGCATCTGTATCAAGCTTTTGCGGATGTGGAAGCGGGAAGACTGCCAGAATTTCCGACGATTGAATGGTACATTCATACAACTCTCGATCCTTCTTTACAAGACGGGCAAGGACATCATAATTCAGCTTTGTTCGTGCAGTGGGTTCCTTATGAATTACAAGGGACAACCTGGGAAGATGAGGAAGAGAATTATGTAAGACATTTGCTATCAATTTGCGATCGCTTTGCCCCTGGTACTTCCAATCTCGTTCAAGAAGTTTTTGCCCTCCATCCCCAGAGGTTAGAACAGCATTTTGGTTTGACACGCGGACACATTCATCACGTCGATAATTCTTTTGGGTTTAGCGATCGCTTGCCATATGC
- the der gene encoding ribosome biogenesis GTPase Der, whose protein sequence is MPLPIVAIVGRPNVGKSTLANRLAGVQEAIVYDEPGVTRDRTYMPAYWCDREFLVVDTGGLVFDDDTEFLPLIRQQVMAALSEASAVLFVVDGQTGPLPADEEVAAWLRQQSLPVLLAVNKCESLEQGLMQAAQFWELGLGEPYAVSGIHGNGTGDLLDQLIAHLPQPEEITPTNEIAVAIVGRPNVGKSSLLNSFVGESRAIVSPISGTTRDSIDTVVEHQGQTYRLIDTAGIRKKKNVEYGPEFFGINRAFKAIRRADVVLLVIDALDGVTEQDQKLAGRIVEEGRACVLVVNKWDAIEKDTYTIYDYEKNLRERMQFLDWAEAIFVSAMTGQRVEKILELVDRAAESHKRRVSTAVVNEVLEEALRWHSPPVTRQGRQGRIYYGTQVSVQPPAIALFVNDAKRFNDNYRRYIERQFRQQLGFTGTPIRLFWRSKQARDVEKSTNRATRV, encoded by the coding sequence ATGCCTTTGCCAATTGTTGCCATAGTCGGTCGCCCTAATGTGGGCAAATCTACGCTTGCTAATCGTCTGGCTGGAGTACAGGAGGCGATTGTGTATGACGAACCAGGCGTGACGCGCGATCGCACTTACATGCCTGCTTACTGGTGCGATCGCGAATTTTTGGTAGTCGATACAGGCGGCTTAGTCTTCGACGACGACACCGAATTTTTACCCCTGATCCGACAGCAAGTCATGGCAGCTTTGAGCGAAGCAAGTGCAGTGCTATTTGTCGTTGACGGTCAAACCGGACCACTGCCAGCCGATGAGGAAGTGGCGGCGTGGTTGCGGCAACAATCCTTACCCGTGCTACTTGCTGTCAATAAGTGTGAATCGCTCGAACAAGGTCTGATGCAAGCAGCGCAGTTTTGGGAACTAGGGCTGGGCGAACCATATGCTGTTTCTGGCATTCATGGCAACGGTACGGGAGATTTGTTAGACCAACTGATCGCCCACTTACCCCAACCAGAAGAAATTACTCCAACCAATGAGATTGCTGTAGCGATTGTCGGTAGACCGAACGTTGGTAAATCTAGCTTGTTAAACTCTTTTGTAGGCGAAAGTCGGGCGATCGTCAGCCCAATTTCCGGTACGACACGCGATTCAATCGATACCGTAGTCGAACACCAGGGTCAAACCTATCGCTTAATCGATACAGCCGGAATTCGCAAAAAGAAAAACGTCGAATACGGACCCGAATTTTTTGGCATCAATCGTGCTTTTAAGGCAATTCGCCGCGCTGACGTAGTTTTACTCGTCATTGATGCGCTTGATGGCGTGACCGAACAAGACCAAAAACTCGCCGGACGTATAGTTGAAGAAGGGCGGGCTTGCGTTCTGGTCGTGAATAAGTGGGATGCGATCGAAAAAGATACATACACAATTTACGACTACGAAAAAAATCTGCGAGAGCGGATGCAGTTTCTAGACTGGGCAGAGGCAATTTTTGTCAGTGCTATGACCGGACAACGAGTAGAAAAGATTTTAGAATTAGTAGACCGAGCCGCCGAATCTCACAAACGGCGCGTCTCGACAGCAGTTGTCAACGAAGTACTCGAAGAGGCTTTGAGGTGGCATTCTCCCCCAGTAACTCGCCAAGGACGACAAGGAAGAATTTATTATGGCACGCAAGTCAGCGTTCAACCTCCAGCGATCGCATTATTCGTCAACGATGCCAAGCGCTTCAACGATAACTACCGTCGATACATCGAACGACAATTTCGCCAACAACTAGGTTTTACTGGCACGCCGATCCGGTTATTTTGGCGTAGCAAACAAGCCCGCGACGTAGAAAAAAGCACAAATCGCGCTACCCGCGTGTAG
- the ubiG gene encoding bifunctional 2-polyprenyl-6-hydroxyphenol methylase/3-demethylubiquinol 3-O-methyltransferase UbiG, protein MKKNNLEFYDRSAAQWWQPDAKVYALHRLNPLRFQYFDRHLTNWQGLRVLDVGCGGGFSCEFLAARGAKVFGIDRSQSCIATAKAHAATSGFEIDYQYGYAEDLPYADRYFDVVVCVDVLEHVTNWQQTVTEIHRVLQPGGTFCFDTINRTVQSQLMMIWFLEGVVKAIDRGIHDWEKFIKPEELTSLMQQQSFTNIDIKGFSLFGSSPWDAIATFWHYKRTGSLRASITDNTSVMYIGKAEKTARS, encoded by the coding sequence GTGAAAAAAAACAATTTAGAGTTTTACGATCGCAGTGCTGCCCAGTGGTGGCAACCTGATGCGAAAGTTTACGCCCTACACCGCCTTAATCCCCTTCGCTTTCAGTACTTCGATCGCCATTTAACCAATTGGCAAGGGCTGAGAGTTTTGGATGTTGGTTGTGGTGGAGGGTTTTCTTGCGAATTTTTAGCCGCACGGGGCGCAAAGGTTTTCGGCATCGATCGCTCTCAAAGTTGTATCGCTACAGCGAAAGCCCATGCTGCAACTTCTGGGTTCGAGATTGACTATCAGTATGGATATGCCGAAGATCTGCCCTATGCCGATCGCTATTTTGATGTGGTTGTTTGTGTCGATGTTTTAGAACACGTAACAAATTGGCAACAAACTGTCACGGAAATTCATCGCGTCTTGCAGCCTGGAGGAACGTTTTGTTTTGACACGATCAACAGGACTGTACAATCGCAGTTGATGATGATTTGGTTTTTGGAGGGAGTCGTCAAAGCGATCGATCGCGGGATTCATGACTGGGAGAAATTCATCAAACCAGAGGAGTTAACGAGTTTGATGCAACAGCAGAGTTTTACGAATATTGATATTAAAGGCTTTAGCCTATTTGGAAGTTCACCCTGGGATGCGATCGCTACTTTCTGGCACTACAAGAGAACGGGTAGTTTGAGGGCAAGCATTACAGATAATACGTCAGTCATGTATATTGGCAAGGCAGAAAAAACAGCGCGATCGTAA